TTCGCAACTTATCAATGTTCAGGAACTGAGCGTTATAGGCCTAGGCAAAGAGGCAGGAAGTTAAGAAAATCattgaggagaaggaagaggagaagacagagccagggctggagtgcGGGTATGGGACACTTACCTCGGGGCCTGAGGCATAGTTGCTGACCGTGTTGACCTCCTGGAAAGGGAGAGAATGCCACAATCACCAAGGGCAGACATCTCTCCCTGCCTTCtgtaaccaccaccaccactttccACCCCAGGCCAGCCCCCACAAGTATAGCTCTTCTCCACTAGCTCGTCTGCCCTGGGCCAGCAACCCCTAGGGGTGACAGACATGCCCGTGAAGAAGGGGACCAGCggggtgggttgtgtgcaagaGAAGGAAAGGCCAAGTCTACAGAGAAAGGCCACAGATTCCCCCTTGAAAACACGAAGCAGCCCTGTCTGCTGCTGTGAAAAATACCCCCGTGAAAACCTAGAATACTATTGAGACACCCACCCCCCGTTGGACCCCAGAGCTCGGGGTGGAATTAGCACACAGGTGAGAGCCAAGTTGCTGAGGTGGGTATACCCACCTTTGCCTGATGGGGCTCGGTTACTTTACCAACGTCCCCTATCAATCAGACCTCTACCTGCCCCCCAACACAACCCTGTTACACCCAACTTGTCTCTCTCCCAGCTTTAGTGGCCCAACTACCTGTCCCTTGGCTCTTCTCCCTCACCCCAAAGGTCGCCGGCAGTGTAGCCCCAGATTGAAACCTTAACAGTCGGGCTGACTTGTTTCTCGCTTTGGGGTTAAGCATATTTCATGAGTTAGAATTCATCAAGGAATCAAGGCATCCTATTTTTCCCAAACTTTTTTCCAACTCCAGTCACATGGCTATATCCCCCTCCACCTCGGTTGGGCAGAATAGACCACCTGCAAGTTACCGGGTTTCCTGTGGGCCCCAGGACCTCCCGCTCATGTGCATCCCTGACTTGGCTCCCGAGCAACTATGTCTGTGAAGCCTCAAGCTTCCAACATCgacacccccaaccccagcccagaAGACAAGGATAGATCAAGCCCAGAAGACCAGCATGAAGGTTTCCCCGCTGTGACCTAGAGAGGGGGCAGGGTCCCGTCACCTGGAAGCCACTCCCAGGAGGTACAAACGGAGCAAAGGGGTCACCGAACCAACCCCCCAACCCACTTCAAGCCCTATCTTCTCCCTCGGCGCAGCTGTGTAGCCTGCCCCTGGCCCTTCACCAGGTGCGTGTCCCTGGGAACggttctcttccttcctccttcctctccttcctcagcTTCTCACACAACCCCTGAGAAGACCCACATCAAGAGTCTTTATCCAGGAACAGGTCAGGttgggaggatgaggaggaaagcGGGTGACGGGAGGAAGACAGCGGGACCCCGGGCCAGGCTCACCTCAGAACTCCCCAGGGCAGCTCCCCgggccgagtgcagggccaggagggagagcAGGACCACAGCGGGGAGAACTGGGATCTTCATGGTGTCAAGTTGGGTTGCTCTGAGGCGGGGCCGCCCCACTTGCCCTTATATTCCCAGGGAGGTGGATGTGAGCAGAAATGGAGTCCCCACCCCACTTACTCACCCAGGATCCTGTCGCCCACCCCCggggctctgggtggaggaggtgtgGACTGTTCCCTTCTGCCTCGGATTTCTCAACTGGCATCCTGCCCCGGGCAGCAGCTGCCGACGGAGCCCGGGGAGGCTGGTTGGACCTGCCCCGCCAGGGTCTGGGCAGCAGCCACACCACGCTCCTGCAGGCTTTGTGTcttccttctactttttttttattattattatttgtattatctctccagctgtgGGCTTTTCTTCCCTCTGCTTACCTCACTCCAAACCCTTAGCCTGGCTTTGAGGaatttcctggctctgcttcaacCTGCCTTTCTAGTTTTTGCTTCTTCTTAGTCAAACCAaatatattctcatttttttctttttggatcacacctggcaatgcacaggggttactcctggctctgcactcaggaattactcctggcggtgctcaggggaccctatgggatgctgggaattgaactcaggtcggccgcgtgcaaggcaaacgccctacctgctgtgctatcactccagcccctcttattacTTTTTCTCTCCTCCAAGCACCTGCTTGTGCTATTTCTTATTCCTAAAATGCTCTTCTCCCATCCTGCCTCTCAGGACCCAATGGTCATCTCGATGCAGCTGTTCTGGTTTCTTCCACCATCCCCCTTatcctgccccctgcaccccctcacGCCTTTTTCTTCTCAGAAGGGACATATTGACCCGTTCCTTGGTTCCTCTCTGGCATGGTCCCTAGAGTAGCATGTGTGGCTTTGTTAATCTCCTTGGGGTCGGGAACTGTCTTGGAATCTTTACCTCACCCTGCACCTCATGCAGAATCCTGGGGGTATAAtggggagggtctggggggaGGCGGTATTTATTCCACTGGGTCCCTTAAGATATACGCATCTTCCACCAGTGCCGTGCACCCTACCCACCTTTGGGATCTGTCCCATTGGTCAACTGTCCAGCTTTAACTCTTGGTTTTCCAAGAGATGACTTTCTTGAGCTAAGGACACAAGGGGTCCAGAGATATTCTCCCCCAACAGCAGGTCTTGGAGAGAGTCTGCAGTTCTGAGAACTTCTCCATTTCATTGAgttcatcccaccccacccctactttGACAGATCACCTCCTCCGAATGACAAACACCCTAATCAAGCAGAGTCTCCATGGGTGGCCCAACCAGTTTTGGTGACATAGGGAGGTACTGGCACATCATATCAGCCAGTGCCGCCAGAACAAAGCCAGGTTTtattgagagtgggcatccttatctgaCCTGACACAATGTCAGCCCCACAGCTGGCAGGCCCGAGGCTCCATTCCCCAACTGTCTTGATGCGCCCAAGAAACTGGTACTTTAGCTCAGCCACCCCCACAATGCCAGGCTGCCATCCTGAAGACACCCTTTGCCTCAGGAAGCCCTCTTGCCTCCAGAATGCATTTTCTCTCCCTTG
This Sorex araneus isolate mSorAra2 chromosome 8, mSorAra2.pri, whole genome shotgun sequence DNA region includes the following protein-coding sequences:
- the KRTDAP gene encoding keratinocyte differentiation-associated protein, yielding MKIPVLPAVVLLSLLALHSARGAALGSSEEVNTVSNYASGPEAYNAQFLNIDKLRTAFKTDEFLNWHALFESIKRKLPFLNWDAFPKLKGLRSAEPDSQ